Proteins from one Podospora pseudoanserina strain CBS 124.78 chromosome 1, whole genome shotgun sequence genomic window:
- the CCC2 gene encoding Cu(2+)-transporting P-type ATPase (BUSCO:EOG092609YT; COG:P; EggNog:ENOG503NYTM): protein MAPPQSQSLSAPPAHMATTTLKVEGMTCGACTSAVEAGFKGVDGVGNVSVSLVMERAVVMHDPQRISAEQIREIIEDRGFDAEVLSTDLPSPVAPRNSFGVFPTDDGPAMMVTTVKIEGMTCGACTSAIEGGFKDVSGVKHFSISLLSERAVIEHDPALLAAEAICGIIEDRGFDAEVLESTEKQQEADALVDSGKTSSTAATTTVAIEGMTCGACTSAVEEGFKNLDGILRFNISLLAERAVITHDPIKIPADKIAEIIEDRGFDAKILSTVFESSDSSSGGSSTAQLKIYGNLDAAAAQGLEEKLLALPGVSSAKLAPSSSRLTVVHKPNVTGLRVIVEAVENTGFNALVADNDDNNAQLESLAKTKEINEWRRDFRISLSFAIPVFIISMILPMCGPLDFGSIRLIPGLYLGDVICLGLTVPVQFGIGKRFYKSAYKSMKHGSPTMDVLVVLGTSCAFFFSVMAMLVSILMPPHTRPATIYDTSTMLITFITLGRFLENRAKGQTSKALSRLMSLAPSMATIYADPIAAEKAAEGWNKETSAGDANQPLDGSAAEEKVIPTELIQVGDIVILRPGDKIPADGTLVRGETYVDESMVTGEAMPVQKTKGSNVIGGTVNGHGRVDIRVTRAGRDTQLSQIVKLVQDAQTSRAPIQRLADLLAGYFVPSILFLGLMTFLVWMILSHVLSHPPQIFLEEASGGKIMVCVKLCISVIVFACPCALGLATPTAVMVGTGIGAENGILVKGGAALETTTKITQVVLDKTGTLTYGKMSVAKTTIVSAWENNQSLRRLWWTIVGLAEMGSEHPVGKAVLGACRTELGLGPEGTIEGSVGDFTAAVGKGISAFVEPAVGGERKRYQVLVGNVKFLRENNVDVPESAVEASEKINTAANSSSSSSPSSPAPVRKAQAGTTNIFISINGSYSGHLCLSDTIKENAAAAIAVLHRMGVKTAMVTGDQRPTALAVAAVVGIPPADVYAGVSPDQKQEIIRQIQDSGEVVAMVGDGINDSPALATADVGIAMASGTDVAMEAADVVLMRPNDLMDIPAALHLARTIFRRIKMNLLWACMYNAVGLPFAMGLFLPLGWHLHPMAAGAAMAGSSVSVVVSSLFLKFWKRPRWMEEGGLKPKGVVERMGDGIVSGMEGLLGVFMGRKGARGEGYVPLDDLENGGR, encoded by the exons ATGGCCCCTCCTCAATCACAGTCGCTATCAGCGCCCCCCGCGCACATGGCTACTACGACACTGAAGGTTGAGGGCATGAC CTGTGGCGCATGCACCTCAGCCGTTGAAGCGGGCTTCAAAGGTGTCGATGGAGTAGGAAATGTGTCGGTCAGTCTGGTCATGGAAAGAGCGGTGGTTATGCACGACCCCCAAAGAATATCCGCCGAACAAATACGAGAAATCATCGAAGACCGAGGATTCGACGCCGAAGTACTATCTACAGACCTCCCGTCGCCGGTTGCGCCGCGCAACTCGTTTGGCGTATTTCCTACGGACGATGGCCCGGCTATGATGGTCACAACGGTCAAGATCGAAGGGATGACGTGCGGCGCTTGTACATCTGCGATCGAAGGCGGGTTCAAGGACGTCTCCGGGGTAAAACACTTTAGCATCTCGTTGCTGTCAGAAAGGGCAGTGATTGAGCATGACCCGGCGCTTTTGGCTGCTGAGGCGATTTGCGGGATCATTGAGGACAGGGGGTTCGATGCCGAGGTGTTGGAAAGTACGGAAAAGCAGCAAGAGGCGGATGCGCTGGTGGACTCGGGcaaaacatcatcaacagccgCCACCACGACGGTTGCGATCGAGGGCATGACTTGCGGAGCGTGTACCTCGGCCGTGGAGGAAGGGTTCAAAAATCTGGACGGAATTCTGCGCTTCAACATCAGTCTGCTTGCGGAACGGGCAGTGATCACCCACGACCCAATAAAAATTCCAGCGGACAAGATCGCCGAGATCATTGAAGACAGGGGGTTTGACGCCAAGATTCTGTCAACGGTTTTCGAGTCTTCGGATTCATCAAGTGGAGGCTCATCAACCGCCCAGCTCAAAATTTATGGGAACTTGGACGCTGCGGCTGCCCAGGGGCTTGAGGAGAAGCTGTTGGCGCTGCCTGGCGTCAGCAGCGCAAAGCTTGCTCCGAGTTCATCTAGACTAACGGTTGTGCATAAGCCAAACGTCACAGGCTTGCGCGTGATCGTGGAAGCTGTCGAAAACACGGGTTTCAACGCCCTGGTAGctgacaacgacgacaacaatgCGCAGCTGGAATCACtcgccaagaccaaggagatCAACGAGTGGAGGCGCGATTTTAGGATCTCTCTATCGTTTGCAATACCAGTGttcatcatcagcatgatTCTACCCATGTGTGGGCCCCTGGACTTTGGGTCTATCAGGCTCATCCCGGGTCTCTATCTCGGCGACGTCATCTGCCTGGGTCTCACGGTGCCTGTTCAGTTTGGCATCGGCAAGCGATTCTACAAGTCGGCGTACAAGTCTATGAAGCATGGCTCACCCACTATGGACGTGTTGGTCGTTCTGGGTACATCctgcgccttcttctttAGTGTCATGGCCATGTTGGTTTCGATCCTCATGCCTCCACACACTAGGCCAGCCACCATCTACGACACCAGTACCATGCTTATCACTTTCATCACACTTGGTCGCTTCCTGGAGAACCGCGCAAAGGGTCAGACTTCCAAGGCTCTGTCCCGGCTGATGTCGCTGGCGCCATCTATGGCCACCATTTACGCTGACCCCATCGCTGCGGAAAAGGCTGCTGAAGGGTGGAACAAGGAAACATCTGCTGGTGACGCAAACCAGCCCCTGGATGGTTCTGCCGCTGAAGAAAAGGTCATTCCTACTGAGCTTATTCAAGTGGGAGACATTGTCATTCTCCGACCTGGTGACAAGATCCCCGCAGACGGTACCCTGGTCAGGGGTGAGACCTATGTTGACGAAAGCATGGTCACCGGCGAGGCGATGCCTGTGCAAAAGACCAAGGGCAGCAACGTGATCGGTGGAACCGTCAACGGCCATGGGCGTGTCGATATTCGCGTCACCAGGGCCGGCCGTGACACCCAGCTCAGTCAAATCGTCAAGCTTGTCCAGGACGCGCAGACCAGCCGCGCTCCTATCCAGCGCTTGGCTGATCTCCTTGCTGGTTACTTTGTTCCTAGCATTCTGTTCCTTGGTCTCATGACGTTCCTCGTCTGGATGATCCTCAGTCATGTCTTGTCCCACCCGCCTCAAATCTTCCTGGAGGAGGCCAGCGGCGGCAAAATCATGGTCTGTGTCAAGCTCTGCATCTCGGTTATCGTCTTTGCCTGCCCTTGCGCCCTCGGCCTTGCCACTCCCACCGCCGTCATGGTCGGAACCGGCATTGGCGCTGAGAACGGCATTCTCGTTAAGGGCGGCGCGGCTctcgagaccaccaccaagattACCCAGGTTGTTCTTGACAAGACGGGTACCCTTACCTACGGCAAGATGAGCGTGGCCAAGACGACCATCGTCTCCGCATGGGAAAACAATCAATCCCTCCGCCGTCTCTGGTGGACCATTGTTGGTCTTGCCGAGATGGGCTCCGAGCACCCAGTAGGCAAAGCCGTCTTGGGCGCCTGCCGCACCGAACTCGGTCTCGGACCCGAGGGCACAATCGAGGGCAGCGTCGGTGACTTCACAGCAGCTGTTGGGAAGGGCATCAGCGCGTTCGTCGAGCCGGCCGTCGGTGGAGAAAGAAAACGGTATCAAGTCCTCGTGGGCAACGTGAAGTTCTTGAGAGAAAACAACGTTGATGTCCCCGAGTCGGCTGTTGAAGCCTCGGAGAAGATCAACACCGCAgccaactcttcctcctcttcctccccttcctcacccgCCCCCGTCCGTAAAGCTCAAGCAGGCACAACCAACATCTTCATCTCTATCAACGGCTCCTACTCTGGCCACTTGTGCCTTTCCGACACCATCAAGGAaaacgccgccgccgccatcgcagTCCTCCACCGCATGGGTGTCAAAACCGCCATGGTAACCGGCGACCAGCGCCCCACCGCCCTTGCTGTCGCAGCTGTGGTTGGGATCCCCCCCGCGGACGTCTACGCTGGCGTGTCACCCGATCAGAAGCAAGAAATCATCAGACAGATTCAGGATTCAGGGGAGGTGGTCGCCATGGTGGGAGACGGCATCAACGACTCGCCTGCTCTTGCCACGGCGGACGTCGGCATCGCCATGGCTTCTGGTACGGACGTGGCGATGGAAGCGGCCGATGTGGTCCTCATGCGGCCCAACGACCTGATGGACATCCCTGCTGCTTTGCACCTTGCGAGAACGATCTTTAGGAGGATCAAGATGAATTTGTTGTGGGCGTGCATGTACAATGCTGTTGGATTGCCGTTTGCgatggggttgtttttgCCGCTGGGGTGGCATCTGCACCCTATGGCTGCGGGGGCTGCGATGGCGGGGAGCAGTGTTAGTGTGGTGGTTAGTTCGCTGTTTTTGAAGTTTTGGAAGCGGCCGaggtggatggaggagggtgggctCAAGCCGAAGGGGGTAGTGGAGAggatgggtgatgggatTGTGagtgggatggaggggttgttgggagtTTtcatggggaggaagggggctagaggggaggggtatgTGCCGTTGGATGATTTGGAGAATGGGGGGCGGTAG
- the RPL31B gene encoding 60S ribosomal protein L31B (EggNog:ENOG503P4B8; BUSCO:EOG09265EOF; COG:J) — protein sequence MIGPFRDDTWAAVCQWAADRQNLGGLKVKVGLEEHRRHSTLGQLRECLEPSGRRTRQNSRKNQVQNSPEVGLLNPAKARDLTTPLNPIPSARDPTSPKMSSTKPSGKTQRSAIADVVAREYTIHLHKRLHGVTFKKRAPKAIKEIKEFAYKAMGTTDVRLDPQLNKKVWEQGVKGVPYRLRVRISRKRNDEEGAKEKLYSYVQAVNVTNPKGLHTVVVEE from the exons ATGATTGGCCCATTCCGAGATGACACCTGGGCAGCTGTCTGCCAGTGGGCTGCCGACCGCCAGAACCTTGGCGGTCTGAAGGTGAAGGTGGGGCTGGAAGAGCACAGGCGCCATTCCACTTTAGGGCAGTTACGCGAGTGCCTTGAGCCCAGTGGTCGGCGCACCAGACAGAATTCGCGGAAAAACCAGGTGCAAAATTCCCCAGAGGTAGGTTTATTGAACCCAGCAAAAGCCCGCGACCTCACGACACCACTCAACCCGATTCCGAGTGCAAGAGATCCCACGTCTCCGAA AATGTCGTCCACCAAGCCCTCCGGAAAGACCCAGCGTTCGGCCATCGCCGACGTTGTGGCTCGCGAGtacaccatccacctccacaagCGC CTCCACGGCGTGACCTTCAAGAAGCGGGCTCCCAAGGcgatcaaggagatcaaggagttTGCCTACAAGGCCATG GGCACCACCGATGTCCGCCTCGACCCCCAGCTGAACAAGAAGGTCTGGGAGCAGGGTGTCAAGGGCGTTCCTTACAGACTCCGCGTCCGCATCTCCCGGAAACGTAACGACGAGGAGGGcgccaaggagaagcttTACAGCTACGTCCAGGCCGTCAACGTCACGAACCCCAAGGGCCTCCACACCGTCGTTGTTGAGGAGTAA
- a CDS encoding hypothetical protein (COG:B; EggNog:ENOG503P8N0) yields MPFVDDYMEDAPLQLIQSDLQESVEASYSRESSIALDFAGGAGPTVVNLHEEEDLIINEQFNMPPALPEADMGLGAGLFDDKLAPSSSKKRGRPLRSSTGTSSETPAKSTPAAKTPRSTKSVGKSSATPKSAKNSAGPKSASRSTGRKRKAEEIETEAEETSPEAEVEVEATPAAKRGRAGRPARTAGKAASARLSLKAAKKPTRGRPKGPTATAKPKNKGGRPKKDTSVNGVASEEVYEVEAIRDSGIDDKTKAHKFLVKWKGYPESENTWEPRSNLKGAEELVREFEKSQKKTKAADAAVKVSAPKKEKAEKPAAEKKAAPAKGRGNAKAVKKVAPAKKPVGRPGRRGRSAKA; encoded by the exons ATGCCGTTCGTGGATGACTACATGGAGGATGCTCCTCTCCAATTGATCCAAAGCGACTTGCAAGA GTCTGTTGAGGCTTCATACTCAAGAGAGAGCTCAATAGCTCTCGATTTCGCCGGTGGTGCTGGCCCGACTGTGGTCAACCttcatgaagaagaggatctCATCATAAACGAGCAGTTCAACATGCCGCCCGCCCTTCCAGAAGCCGATATGGGCTTGGGTGCCGGTCTCTTCGATGATAAACTCGCGCCTTCCTCGTCGAAAAAGCGGGGCCGCCCTTTGAGATCCTCTACTGGGACTTCTTCCGAGACGCCCGCCAAGTCAACACCGGCTGCGAAGACTCCTCGTTCAACCAAGAGCGTTGGCAAGTCTTCTGCTACGCCCAAATCTGCTAAGAACAGTGCGGGTCCTAAGAGCGCCAGCCGCAGCACAGGCCGCAAGCGCAAGGCTGAAGAGATCGagaccgaggccgaggagacgTCTCCTGAAGCTgaagttgaagttgaagcGACACCAGCGGCAAAGCGTGGTCGTGCCGGAAGGCCTGCCCGTACTGCAGGCAAGGCCGCCAGTGCGCGACTCTCACTTAAGGCTGCTAAGAAGCCTACTCGTGGTCGTCCCAAGGGACCCACT gccaccGCTAAGCCCAAGAACAAGGGCGGTCGTCCCAAGAAGGACACATCTGTTAATGGCGTCGCCTCTGAAGAGGTTTACGAAGTCGAAGCCATCCGTGACTCGGGAATCGacgacaagaccaaggctCACAAGTTCCTCGTTAAGTGGAAGGGCTATCCCGAAAGTGAAAACACCTGGGAGCCCAGGTCTAACCTCAAGGGAGCCGAAGAATTAGTCCGTGAGTTTGAGAAGAGCCAAAAGAAGACCAAGGCTGCGGATGCTGCCGTCAAGGTATCAGcgcccaagaaggagaaggcggagaagcCAGCAGCCGAAAAGAAGGCGGCCCCTGCTAAGGGTAGGGGCAATGCGAAGGCCGTAAAGAAGGTTGCGCCGGCAAAAAAGCCCGTTGGGCGGccggggagaagggggagatcTGCCAAGGCATAG
- a CDS encoding hypothetical protein (EggNog:ENOG503P3X6; COG:O; COG:T) yields the protein MEQAKALNALEPFLALTKSATSPRAAADLISRATSAPNTYIFTELLQTPQIQALASNPELAPHLTLLQIFSYGTYETYKSTAGLPELNDAQRLKLRQLSLLTLANQNNGLGTEPALSYSSLQRALDLPTRQSLEELVISSIYADLIKGQLKPKSSLVQINSVAPLRDVAPTAIGGLLSSLQAWADRCDSTLSSLSAQMDQLRADADRRAAQEAAWQETTEKLLEQETGNKNDKGKKGFYPSFSSSPRYTSGYGRGNLGNRQQHKKQKSLHDSQQPHGYPAAGGGGGAGGVFNWNPGNNYYHSQAAPQYAAQDASTTAYGDHNPHNVQIFSSHHHHPNNSLKRMLTDDSDGSSTLPSAPQREDQAGPGQPDLGGGFPAGGARYSPAGVQLSGGGSGDVSMTDTEEWDMIAQAVENSLKDMAARDGAGQ from the exons ATGGAACAGGCAAAAGCTCTCAATGCCCTCGAG CCCTTCTTGGCACTCACCAAGTCGGCCACCTCCCCGCGCGCTGCCGCCGACCTCATCTCCCGCGCGACTTCGGCCCCGAATACATATATCTTCACCGAGTTGTTACAGACTCCTCAGATCCAAGCTCTTGCTTCGAATCCAGAGCTTGCCCCACACCTTACACTCCTCCAGATCTTTAGTTATGGCACCTACGAAACGTACAAGTCCACCGCAGGTCTTCCCGAGTTGAACGATGCCCAGAGACTGAAGCTCCGTCAGCTGTCTCTTCTGACACTCGCCAACCAAAACAACGGCCTTGGGACCGAGCCGGCCTTGAGCTACTCGTCCCTCCAAAGAGCTCTCGACCTGCCCACCCGGCAATCTCTGGAGGAGCTTGTAATCAGCTCCATCTACGCCGACCTCATCAAAGGCCAGCTCAAGCCCAAGTCTTCCCTCGTCCAGATCAACAGCGTTGCTCCTCTCCGAGATGTCGCCCCCACCGCCATTGGCGGGctcctctccagcctccAAGCCTGGGCTGATCGTTGCGATTCCACCCTGAGCTCCCTCTCGGCACAAATGGACCAGCTCCGCGCCGACGCCGACCGCCGTGCCGCGCAAGAAGCGGCCTGGCAAGAGACAACAGAGAAGCTGCTGGAACAGGAGACTGGAAACAAGAATGACAAGGGCAAAAAAGGTTTCtacccctccttctcctcatcaccccgATACACATCTGGATATGGTCGCGGAAACCTCGGCAACAGGCAGCAGcacaagaaacaaaagtctCTCCATGActctcaacagccacatGGCTATCCGGCtgctggaggcggtggtggcgctgGGGGAGTTTTCAACTGGAACCCCGGGAACAACTACTACCACTCTCAAGCTGCCCCCCAGTACGCCGCCCAGGACGCTTCTACTACTGCCTACGGCGATCACAACCCGCACAACGTCCAGATattttcttctcatcatcatcatccaaacAACTCTCTGAAGAGAATGCTGACTGATGACTCggacggcagcagcacacTTCCTTCGGCACCACAACGAGAAGATCAAGCGGGGCCAGGGCAACCAGATCTCGGCGGCGGATTCCCTGCAGGAGGCGCTCGATATTCACCGGCCGGGGTACAGCTgagcggaggagggtcgGGCGACGTGTCGATGACGGATACGGAGGAGTGGGATATGATTGCTCAGGCGGTGGAGAACTCATTGAAGGATATGGCGGCGAGAGATGGGGCTGGTCAGTAG
- the UBC11 gene encoding Ubiquitin-conjugating enzyme E2 11 (EggNog:ENOG503P359; COG:O): protein MSYMDDTQNSAPGSLPASKAATGATTSKKVNENATKRLQNELMQMMTSPAPGISAFPSADGNLLFWRATIEGPEDTPYAGLNLKLSFEFPANYPYTPPTVLFITPIYHPNVDFSGRICLDILKDKWTPAYNTQTVLLSLQSLLGEPNNASPLNGEAAELWDKDPALFKTKVMDRHKDIEED, encoded by the exons ATGTCTTACATGGATGACACCCAGAACTCAGCCCCTGGAAGCCTCCCAGCCAGCAAGGCCGCCACCGGTGCTACTACAAGCAAGAAGGTCAACGAGAATGCGACGAAGAG ACTGCAGAACGAGCTTATGCAAATGATGACCTCACCTGCCCCTGGCATCTCCGCGTTCCCCTCGGCCGACGGCAACCTGCTCTTCTGGCGCGCTACCATTGAAGGTCCCGAAGACACACCATATGCGggcctcaacctcaagctCAGCTTCGAGTTCCCTGCCAACTATCCATACACGCCACCCACCGTACTTTTTATCACCCCCATTTACCACCCCAACGTCGACTTCTCCGGCCGCATCTGCCTCGACATTCTCAAGGACAAGTGGACGCCTGCCTACAACACTCAAACGGTGTTGCTGAGCTTGCAGTCTCTCTTGGGCGAACCAAACAA CGCTTCCCCCCTCAACGGCGAGGCTGCCGAACTCTGGGACAAGGACCCAGCTCTTTTTAAGACCAAGGTCATGGACCGTCATAAGGATATTGAGGAGGACTGA
- the RAX1 gene encoding Bud site selection protein, Revert to axial protein 1 (EggNog:ENOG503NTZZ; COG:S), with translation MNDPMASTPSPVPDLNRNRLPTLFEVLSRRTLPPVDLFSFYIYMRDQQRSVDYLDFWLDVAQHMSLCRHYVRELRRSVLVGTPDLDKTSKRSSAILEGLGDLNHSAAGPSMYATEKERDQDAQMSMFLREDRNPHDSPHSSNGRRARASTNLSSTPREPNTDSNSPAHTVARQDIRASAEKILYTFLLPGAEREITLPGSITQDVTTAIEEFGRDDPEVFDVAKDYVFQAMERDAFPGFLRMKALGNLIPPTLIMRLIFGLVSMFGGFWAAFILIFLNKDRMTRCWLILPFTLGVYFLASYQYSLDPVLALLGFSEYTPFNFSRIREPYVRKLLARRAIMVLAVTLLVDAALCVLFILVPGKRL, from the exons ATGAACGACCCGATggcatcaacaccctcaccggTGCCCGATTTGAATCGGAACCGACTACCCACCCTCTTCGAGGTCTTGAGTCGACGGACATTGCCCCCTGTCGATTTGTTCtccttttatatttatatgCGGGACCAGCAGCGCTCTGTCGACTATCTTGATTTCTG GCTTGATGTCGCCCAGCACATGTCCCTGTGCCGCCACTATGTTCGGGAGCTGCGCCGATCAGTTTTGGTAGGTACCCCAGATTTGGACAAGACATCCAAACGATCTTCGGCCATCTTGGAAGGCCTAGGTGACCTGAACCACTCGGCCGCTGGGCCGTCCATGTACGCGAcggagaaggaaagagatCAAGATGCTCAGATGTCAATGTTTTTGCGGGAAGATAGGAACCCCCACGATTCACCACACAGCAGCAATGGGAGACGCGCTCGGGCAAGCACCAACCTTAGCAGCACCCCTCGCGAACCTAATACCGACTCAAACTCTCCGGCTCACACAGTTGCCCGGCAAGATATCAGAGCTTCCGCCGAGAAGATCCTCTACactttccttcttcccggTGCGGAACGCGAGATAACGCTCCCGGGTTCAATTACCCAGGATGTAACGACAGCGATCGAAGAGTTCGGGCGAGATGACCCAGAGGTTTTCGATGTGGCCAAGGACTACGTTTTCCAAGCGATGGAGCGAGATGCGTTCCCCGGCTTTCTTAGAATGAAGGCCCTTGGAAATCTTATCCCACCAACACTGATCATGAGACTCATCTTTGGCTTGGTCTCCATGTTTGGCGGTTTCTGGGCTGCGTTCATTTTGATATTCCTCAATAAGGACCGAATGACTCGCTGTTGG ctcatcctccccttcacaCTAGGCGTGTACTTTCTCGCCTCCTACCAGTACTCACTCGACCCAGTCCTTGCCCTTCTCGGGTTCAGCGAGTACACCcccttcaacttctccagAATACGAGAACCATATGTCCGAAAGCTCCTCGCCCGACGAGCCATCATGGTACTCGCCGTGACATTGCTCGTCGATGCCGCGTTATGTGTGCTGTTCATCCTGGTGCCCGGCAAACGACTCTGA
- a CDS encoding hypothetical protein (EggNog:ENOG503NXU3; COG:J) codes for MVSKQEKVLPLPKPGERNILVTSALPYVNNVPHLGNIIGSVLSADVFARFWRGRGGNVLFVGGTDEFGTTTSLRAREEGVAPQELCDKYHKIHKDVYEWFNISFDIFGRTTNDRHTEITHDIFKELWGEGLIEIRDSEQLWCEQCKGFVFDRLVEGTCPECGCEEARGDQCGDCDWVFDITELVEPRCKIHGGRPALRPSKHLFLKLDNHGPLLENQAKEQGENWLVNAKEINGNSSICITRDGLDWGTPVPGRLVGFDGKVFYPWWDALLGYISITASGMEGESWRAWWRPSTPIAMKSHDGNDSSFNKPGDNTPKSDVGVRLSQFLGADNIFFHGILFPATLLPLDPPYTAPRHIASTRFLTYQGGRFSKSLGVGVFGDNAQQTGLPADVFRFFLLQSRPEGMEDTDFTWDRLVEVHNELFVGKIGKLVHKVLTDLNGVVPHSHDHINGPLLSSVGQTIKRFKGGVHKLLVQYVTQLKNSELRGGLMTTLELTCGSIALLDLVSSRVMLTDTCERQAVLEVGINLVYLVVRMLEPYIPKTVESLYEVLGVERPTGRLEMDWLGDQGPIKPGHEVGKWEEVEALFECIWPEKAKMWELKFGGKKKRKGEVLVCEEAKRRQKN; via the exons ATGGTGTCCAAACAGGAGAAAGTGTTGCCGCTCCCCAAGCCGGGCGAGCGCAATATTTTGGTCACTTCTGCGCTCCCTTATGTGAACAATGTCCCGCACTTGGGGAATATAATCGGGTCGGTGCTCTCGGCGGATGTGTTTGcgaggttttggagggggaggggggggaatgTGCTTTTTGTGGGGG GAACGGACGAGTTCGGCACTACAACCTCCCTCCGGGCACGCGAGGAAGGCGTTGCGCCCCAAGAGCTGTGTGACAAGTACCATAAGATCCACAAGGACGTGTACGAGTGGTTCAATATCAGCTTCGACATTTTTGGACGGACGACGAATGACCGGCACACGGAAATCACACACGACATCTTCAAAGAGTTGTGGGGAGAAGGGCTGATTGAGATCAGGGATTCGGAACAGCTTTGGTGTGAGCAGTGTAAAGGGTTTGTGTTTGAtcggttggtggaggggacaTGCCCGGAATGTGGCTGCGAGGAGGCGAGAG GTGACCAGTGTGGGGATTGTGACTGGGTTTTTGACATTACGGAGTTGGTTGAGCCGAGGTGTAAGATCCACGGGGGAAGGCCAGCACTAAGGCCGAGCAAGCACTTGTTTTTGAAACTTGACAATCATGGCCCGTTGCTCGAGAACCAGGCTAAGGAACAAGGAGAGAATTGGTTGGTAAACGCGAAGGAAATCAATGGGAACTCTTCTATATGCATAACAAGGGATGGACTGGACTGGGGAACACCGGTGCCCGGGCGGTTGGTAGGGTTCGACGGGAAAGTTTTCTATCCGTGGTGGGATGCGTTGCTCGGATATATTTCCATCACGGCAAGtgggatggaaggggaaagCTGGAGGGCGTGGTGGCGGCCTTCAACACCCATCGCCATGAAAAGCCACGACGGCAACGACAGCTCTTTCAACAAACCTGGTGATAACACACCCAAGTCGGATGTAGGCGTTCGGCTATCCCAGTTTCTCGGCGCAGACAACATTTTCTTCCATGGTATCTTGTTTCCTGCCACGCTACTTCCCTTGGATCCTCCCTACACAGCTCCTCGCCACATCGCTTCAACAAGATTTCTCACCTACCAGGGCGGCAGATTCTCTAAATCCCTTGGGGTGGGGGTATTTGGCGACAATGCTCAGCAAACTGGCCTCCCGGCTGATGTCTTTCgattcttcctcctccagtccCGCCCTGAGGGCATGGAAGACACGGATTTCACCTGGGACAGGCTGGTCGAGGTCCACAATGAACTTTTTGTCGGTAAGATCGGGAAACTGGTCCACAAAGTCCTCACGGACCTCAACGGTGTGGTGCCTCACAGCCACGATCATATCAATGGGCCACTGCTTTCGTCTGTGGGCCAGACGATTAAGCGCTTCAAAGGAGGTGTACACAAGCTACTGGTGCAGTACGTTACCCAGCTTAAAAACTCGGAGTTGAGGGGTGGCTTGATGACAACTCTGGAGTTAACTTGTGGAAGCATTGCTCTCTTGGACCTGGTCAGTAGCAGGGTTATGTTGACGGACACATGTGAGCGGCAGGCtgttttggaggtggggatCAATCTGGTATacttggtggtgaggatgctAGAGCCTTATATTCCTAAGACTGTAGAGTCGCTTTACGAGGTGCTCGGAGTGGAACGGCCTACAGGAAGACTTGAGATGGATTGGCTTGGGGATCAGGGACCGATAAAGCCGGGACATGAAGttgggaagtgggaggaggtggaggccTTGTTTGAATGTATCTGGCCCGAGAAGGCAAAGATGTGGGAGCTGAAGTTTGGAggcaagaaaaagagaaagggagAGGTCTTGGTGTGTGAagaggcgaagaggaggcagaAGAATTAG